The Pirellulales bacterium region CCTGGCGCAGGCCGAATTTCATTGTTTTCTTGAGCATAGCGCCCAGCACGCGATGGCCGACGCAGAGACGTCGATTCGACGAGTCCTTGCACTGTGTGAGACGTTGAGTCGTGAGCAACCGGGCAATGGCGATTATCGCGCGGATCTGGCCAGAGCCCATGTTCATTTCGGAAACGTACAGCGCGCGACCAATCGGACCGGTGAAGCGGCGGAATCGTTTCGGCAGGCCGCGGAAATATATGAGCAACTGGCCGTCGAGTTCGGTTACTGGGCAAACTATCGACGCGCGGCGGCTCAAGCACATATAAGTCTTGGCGACGTGTATCGCGTGCTGGGCCGCAAGTCGGAAGCAATGTGGGCGTTTCTGGCGGCCCGCACCGCGTTCCAGGAGCTTGCTCGTCAAACCCCTCCCGATCCCGCGGGACGTACGGGTGTCGGCCGCGCCAATTTCCGTATTGGCGTCTTGCAGGCCGAGCTGGGGGAAAAGGCAGCCGCGGAAAAGAGCTGGACCACCGCCACGGCGGACTTCGATGTCGCCGTTTGTCAGGAGAACCCGCCCATCAGCGCGCTGGCCGGTCTGTCGGCTGCTTTGGCCATGCAAGGCAACTGGGCCCGCGCAGCCGCCGCCGGTATCAAGGTTGTCGACGCCAGCGGCCGTTCCTGTGATTCCTTGGCTGAGCTGTCGCTTTTGCAACTGGCCGCAGACGACGAGTCGGGCTACCGAACGAGCTGCTCTGAATTAGTCTCGCGCTTCAGCAGCAGCGCCTCTGATCGTGACGCGACGAGCATTATTGCCACCTGTGTAGCCGGCGATGCGGCCACCACCGACATGTCTACGGTTCTGGCTTTGTCCGAACGGATGACAGCGTCCGATCCCGGCAATCCAATCCGGCGTGCATTACTTGGCGCGGCGAGTTGGCGCGCGGGGCAAATCCAACGGGGCACAGAAATCCTCGAACGAGCGCTGCCGCTGTGTGAGGTGGACGAGAAACGCGCTCCGGCTTCTCATGAGCGGTTCCGGGCAGCCCACGTGATGTCTGCGATGATTCTGGCAAAGGCTTATTATCAATCCGGCAATCAGCAGCTGCTCTCGGCCCAAATCGATCTGCTGCGCGAGTTAGTCGCCCGCTACGAGAAGGCATTACCGGAATATGACGAAGAGAGCCCTCGCTGGCTGGCCGGGCTGGCACTTGAATTAGCTCGGCGCGAATTGAGCCGGATGGACGACTTGCCGCATTCCGCAGGCAAGCCCAGTGCCGAATAGGCCTTTTACGGCCATTTCGTTCCGCTTCTTTGCGGAAAGAAAAATCTTTCTAGATTTTTGGCAGTAATTGCCCGCCCACGTCGCATTGCTAAGCAGGGCCGCCCGGCCGGTCCCCGCGCGCTACCTGCGCTATAGCCCGTGAGCACCATTGTTTGAGGCACCTTGGAGCGATTTTCAAAGGCGGCCAGCTTCTCGAATCCTCTTCTGGGGGCCTTGCTGTCCGAACACGCCAGTGCCCGACCGACGTGGTTTGAGCGACGGCTCCGCTTTCTCCGTCGATCTAGGCACGTCGCTGCCGGCACGATAGTCGCCACGCCCGAAGGGAATACATGAAGAAGCTTCTAATGAATCGGCATCGTACCGGCCGCCTCCGCCTGCGGCATACATTTACGCGCTTGGGGCTCGAGCCTCTCGAAGAGCGGCGTCTGCTCACGGTGTTTTCGGTGACCAGTACCGCAGACAGTGGCACGGGGACATTGCGCGACGCCATCGTTCAGGCAAACTCGAACCCAGGCCCCGATACGATTAGCTTCAACATCCCCGGGTCCGGCGTGCACACGATCACTCCGCTTACTCAACTCCCAGCGATCACCGATCCGCTCACGATCAACGGAGATTCACAGCCTGGTTACGTAGACCATCCGCTCATCGAGTTGGACGGCAGTATGGCGGGAAATGCCAACGGGCTGGAATTTCAGACCGGTGGCAATTTTGTCGAAGGGCTGGACATCCACAGCTTTGCATACGATGGCATCGTGTTTGCCGAACCAAACGGTGCAAAGGCGGTAGGCGGCAATATTGTCGCGGAGAATTACCTCGGCACCGACCCGACCGGCAAGATAGCCGAGCCGAACGAAGAAGGAATCCATCTGATTCATTCGCCGAACGATTCCATCAACAACAACTTGATCTCCGGCAATCTCCAAAGCGGCATCTTCGTTGCCGACCAGTTTTCAACCGGTACGCGAATCGAAGGGAACAAGATCGGCACCGACGTCACCGGCATGTTGCCTCTCGGTAATGTACTCAACGGGGTCGCGTTGGGCGCGCCGCCGTCCCCAGCGGCTGGCGATGGTTACGCGTCAGGCATCATTGTCGGCGGCACTGACGATACCCAAACCAACATCATTTCCGGCAATGGCCAGAGCGGCATCTGGATCGAAGGGGGCATCGGGAACATCGTACTCGGAAACTTCATCGGTGTCGGCAAGGACGGCACAACGCCGCTTGCCAACGGCGCGATCGCTAGTCCGGCGCTCGCCCAGTTCGGCACGGATGGCATTTTCATTACTGGTGCCACTGCCACCATCGTCGGTGGCACCGACGACGGCACTGGAAACATAATCTCGGGCAATGCCGGAAGTGGCATTCAAATCACCGGTGACGCCACGGGGACACTTGTCGAGCGCAACTTCATCGGCCTCGATCTGTCTGGCCACACCGCAGTTCCCAATCAGGACGGCGTCTACATCAACGGCGCGTCAGACAACACCATCGGCGGCACCGGCACGGTGCGAAACCTAATTTCGGGCAACAAAAGAAACGGAGTCGAAATCACTGGCTCCGCCGCCGTCGGCAATCAGGTCTTGGGAAACTACGTTGGGACTGACAAATCTGGCCTGGCCGCCGTCCCCAACCTCTTTGACGGCGTCGACATCTTTGA contains the following coding sequences:
- a CDS encoding right-handed parallel beta-helix repeat-containing protein, which produces MKKLLMNRHRTGRLRLRHTFTRLGLEPLEERRLLTVFSVTSTADSGTGTLRDAIVQANSNPGPDTISFNIPGSGVHTITPLTQLPAITDPLTINGDSQPGYVDHPLIELDGSMAGNANGLEFQTGGNFVEGLDIHSFAYDGIVFAEPNGAKAVGGNIVAENYLGTDPTGKIAEPNEEGIHLIHSPNDSINNNLISGNLQSGIFVADQFSTGTRIEGNKIGTDVTGMLPLGNVLNGVALGAPPSPAAGDGYASGIIVGGTDDTQTNIISGNGQSGIWIEGGIGNIVLGNFIGVGKDGTTPLANGAIASPALAQFGTDGIFITGATATIVGGTDDGTGNIISGNAGSGIQITGDATGTLVERNFIGLDLSGHTAVPNQDGVYINGASDNTIGGTGTVRNLISGNKRNGVEITGSAAVGNQVLGNYVGTDKSGLAAVPNLFDGVDIFDAPLNVIGGTTAAARNIISGNSGNGVVISGSNAAGNVVEGNFIGTDATGLAFCPNVGDGVLITPLSDPTVGTGGGVGNIIGGTAAGAGNVISGNIRNGVEINGSTSTGNQVVGNFVGTDATGFAQCPNDLDGVDIFNAPLNVVGGTTAAARNVISSNVGNGVVIAGSNATGNTIEGDYIGIDATGLIGLGNGGDGVLVTILTNSAVGSGGAAGN